Part of the Chitinophagales bacterium genome is shown below.
CCGTGCCAGGACCTAATTCTCAATTTTCATTCAAGCCTCAAAAGAAAAATTTTGCGAAAGGCGGATTTGCGAAAAAGAACCGGCCATTCAATGGAAGTAACAATCGCTTTAAGAGAAGAAATAATCCTCCTGCCCGCTAAATATCCTCATCAGTAAATTAATTTATTGTTGGGTCTACAAAGTGTTTATAAAACATATGCAATTGTCCTTCAATTAATCAGCATATTGTTGGTGAATTCTCTCAGCACTGATTATGGATGCATTTAAAATTGAAGGTGGCCTGAAACTGAAAGGCACCATTGTTCCGCAAGGCGCAAAAAATGAAGCATTGCAAATTCTCTGCGCTACCCTTCTTACCGGTGAAAAAATTACCGTTTCTAATATTCCCGATATCAGTGACGTGAATATGGTTATCAGCCTGTTAAAGGACCTGGGAACTGAAGTGAAAAAACTTTCGGAAGGAATATATTCCTTCCAGACCAAAAACATAAACCTCGATTTTCTTTATACTAAGGAGTATGCTCAAAAGGCCGCAAAACTTCGGGGCTCTATTATGATCCTCGGCCCGCTGCTGGCCCGTTGCAAAAAAGCTTACATACCGCGACCGGGCGGCGATAAAATCGGGAGGAGAAGGCTGGATACTCACTTTTTGGGCTTTGAGAAATTAGGGGCGAAATTTAATTTCGATGCAAAAGAAAATTCTTTTACCGTTGATGCATCCGAGCTGAACGGCGCTTACCTTTTGCTCGATGAGGCATCTGTAACCGGAACGGCGAACGTATTAATGGCGGCCACCCTCGCAAAAGGCACCACTACCATTTTTAATGCTGCCTGTGAACCTTATATCCAGCAGCTGTGTAAAATGCTGAAGAGCATGGGTGCAAAGATTGAAGGATTAGGAAGCAATCTTTTGAAAATAAAAGGGGTAGAAGCCCTGCATGGCTGTGAGCATCGAATGTTAAGCGATATGATTGAGGTCGGGAGCTTTATAGGTCTTGCCGCTATGACGCAATCTGAAATACTGATTAAAAACGCACAGTCAGAACACCTCGGAATAATTCCTGATACCTATAGAAGATTAGGAATAGAAATGGAGATACGCGGCGAAGATATTTTTATTCCTGCACAGGAATCTTACAAGATTCAAACATTTATTGATGGCAGCATCCTTACTATTGCTGATGCAACCTGGCCTGGCCTTACGCCTGATCTTTTGAGTGTGATGCTGGTGGTGGCAACCCAGGCCAAAGGGACCGTACTGATCCATCAAAAAATGTTTGAAAGCCGGTTATTTTTTGTAGATAAATTAATTGATATGGGTGCTCAGATTATCTTATGTGATCCGCACCGCGCAGCAGTGATTGGGATGAACCGCCAGCAACCTCTGCGGGGCATCTCTATGACTTCTCCGGATATCCGTGCTGGAGTTGCGCTTTTAATAGCCGCGATGAGCGCAGAAGGAACCAGTACCATAAATAATATTAACCAGATAGATCGCGGTTACCAGCGGATAGATGAGCGATTGAATAATTTAGGAGCAAGGATTAAAAGAGTGTAAACCCGATGGTCAAATCAGAAGTCCAATTTTTTAGAATTTGTAGAGTACATATAGGTTTACGCAAGTTCCTTTAAAAACAAGATTAACTTTTAAGAATTGAAGTACAAAAACTTAATAATTGCACTCTGTATATTAGCAGTAATAGGAATTATTATTTACGAAATATATGATTACTATAAAGTTTTAGATTTCTCAAATGGAGATCGCATACCGGAGCTTTCTTATAATGATCCCGGCGGCCATCAAATATCTCTTTCTTCCCTGAAAGGCAATATCGTGCTCATTGATTTTTGGGCAGGCTGGTGCGGCCCATGCAGGTATGAAAACCGGGAACTGGTAAATTTATACCAGCGTTACCACAGCACTTCTTTTAAAAATGCAAAGGGATTTGAAATTTACAGCATCTCACTGGATAACAATAAGGACTTTTGGGTGAACGCCATTCAGCAGGACGGTCTTACCTGGCCTTACCAGGTGAGTGACTTGAAGGGATGGAATTCAGACGCCGCTTTGAAATTTGGAGTGCGTTCAATTCCTGCAAATATTCTTATCGATCAGAACGGAAAAATAATCGGCAATAATTTGACGACGACTGAAATTGAAAATGTCTTAAAAAAGCGTTCGGACAGTTAAGTTCCTTCATTTTGCCTGCATCACGATTTTGCCTCCTTGTCTACAATGTTATTTACCTTATTACCCGTTCAGCCAATTTTTAAATGCTGCTGACCGGTCTATACTCACTATAGTTTCAAATTCAGGCTTGGGTTTCAGCTCCAAAAAAATTCTACCTCGTCCATAAGATGACATACTGGTAATTGAGTGAATACTCACAATTATTTTACGGTTGATGCGAAAAAAATCATCAGGATCTAATATTTCTTCAAGGTTATCGAGCGTATAATCTATAGAAAATTTTAGATACTGTTCTTTACTTTGAAGAATTACTACTTTATCAGTTATAAAGAAATATGCCACTTCATTGGCATCCAGTTTTATTATTTTTTTACCTGTGCTTACCATAAAGCGCTTCTGATAAGCGGGCTTCTGTTGATGCATCCATTCCAGCAAAGGCTGTAAATCAGCAGTATTATTTTTTATGCCTTTAAATTTTTTTATAGCAACGCTGAGGTCCTCTTCAGCTATGGGTTTCAGCAGATAATCTATGCTGTTTACTTTAAAAGCTTTAAGAGCATATTGATCATATGCCGTAATAAAAATAACAGGGGCGCTGATATTGATTTGATCAAAAATCTGAAAGCTGTTTCCGTCGGAAAGATGGATGTCCATAAAAATAAGATCGACAGAATTTTCCTTGAGCCATTTTACCGTTGATTTAACAGAACCAAGCTTCATAACAACCTCCATAAGCGGTTCGACCTTTTGAATAAGTGCTTCTAACCGTTCGGCTGCTATTGCTTCATCTTCAATAATTAATATGCGTATCATGTTATTCCTCTAACATTGGAATTTTCGCAATATAAAAATGCCCTTCAATACGATGCTCCATCAGTTTCTCAGTAATCGTTTCATAGCGGGCGTTCAGATTTTTTAATCCAATTCCTGTAGATTCCATCTTATCATTGCGCAATTGCAAATTGTTCCTCATCATTAAAAAATCATTTTCAACAGTTGTAGTAATCTGTAATGGATTTTCTACAGAAACTTCGTTGTGCTTTATTGCATTTTCGGCAAGCAATTGCAAAGATAATGGTGGTATCAACTGGTGCATATTTCTTACAGGAATGTCCATGTGTACTACCAAGCTTTCGCCAAACCTGATTTTTTGTAAAAAGAAATAGGAGTTTACAAAATCCACTTCGCTGGATACTTCCACCAATGCATTGTTACTCTTCTCCAGAACATACCTGTACATTTTAGAAAACTCAATTATAAATTGAACTGCCTTTTCGGGATCTTTATATACAAGTGATGAAAGGGTATTCAAGCTATTAAACAGGAAATGAGGATTTACCTGGTTTTTCAGTGCTTCATATTGCGCCTGCACCATCTCTTTTTTCAATTGTTCAGAGCGAATCAGTGAAACTTTCCAATTGATGAAAAGTCCCCTGCTTTCCATGAACATGGTGACTATTATTGAAATAACAACAGCAAGAATTTCATTCTGAAACAGATAACTTTTTAAATAAGTAACGTGAAAAAAAAGGGCATTTACTATTAATGAAAATACCAACATGCAAGTGATTGCATAACCTATTACGCATATCAATTCGATAATTAATCGCTCCCCTGCCTTTTTATTCCAGGGATATTGTTTCTGTAACCAGTGGACAATAAACGTTATTCCGTAAAAGAGTAAAATGGTTACTGCGATTGAAAACAAAGCCGAACTAAAAAAATCCATCCATACCTGGTCACCAGTTCTAAATCCATTAATCAGCCATTGACTTAAGAATAAAAATACAGGAGGAAATATTCCAATAAGAATTACCAGCAACCAGTTTAAGCGGGAAAAAGATACTCTTCTCATTTTCTGTAAAGCCGGTAAATACTATATAAAATTATGCTGTGGACGTTTTCATTCTAAACTTATTCTTATAATAATTTACTGACCTGGTTATTAAAAATACTCCAATAACGGTAGGTGCCAGCCAGGCAATTATGGAAGGGAGAAAAATAAGATTCGTTATTGCAAAAGCAGTAAATGTTGCTATGTAGGAACCTGCCATGCGCGTAATATGTCCAAAATACCAGGCCTGTTTATCCTGCATGGATTTTTTCAGCCGCCGGTATCGCTGTAAGTCATGTACCGTTAGCAGCAGGCAAATCGCTCCGAACACTGTAAGAACACTTGCAGGTTGCCAGATGGAATGCATTGCGAGATAAACGGAGTAAACAATCATGCAAATGCTGGTACTAAAAGTAATCCACGTAGAAATTTTATCAGGTATTGGAACTATCATGTTGTTCTTAATCTTTGTGTGCCGATAACCCGTAAAGGTTTGGTAGAAGCTGAATATCCCTATGGCAAAAAGAAAGAAATTTGTGTGCATGAACGACATGGGTATAGCCGTACAAAAGACGCCAAACATTGCCCAAAAATAGACCATACCGAATCGCCTGTGAATGTTTCCTCCCTTCTTTGAAAACATTGGAATTAAGCCGCTCGTTAGTGCTGTAAAGCCAGAAGCAATGTGAAGTGCTAATAATGTCTTAAAAAACAGATCCATATAAATAAATTTTTGTAAAAAAATTACTTATTCATTTCAGTTGTAGGCTAAATGGGATGGAAGTGTTTCATGAGCGGTTGAAAGTGATTTATGCCGGTTAAGCTGCTTAACACCAGTAAAAAGAAAAGTAACTTTACCATCAATTATCCCGCTATGCTAATTGAAATTAAGGTGCCCGCAGTTGGTGAATCTATAAATGAAGTTACTCTATCGAAATGGCTTAAGAAAGATGGTGATTTGGTTTTACAGGATGAGGTGATCTGTGAACTGGAATCGGAAAAGGCAACCTTTGAACTTACAGCAGAAAAATCTGGTCAGCTGAAAATTGAAGCTGAAGAAAAATCCGCATTAAAAATCGGAGATATTTTATGCAGAATCGATACGGAGGTTAGCGCATCTGAGAATAACGAAGCACCTGTGAAAGAAGAAAAGAAACAAGAACCAAAATCGGAAGTCTTAGCTAAAGGGAACATTCCTGAAACAGCAAAAAATGAAATAACTGCAGGAGATACGTACGCTAAAAATATTCCTTCACCTGCAGCTGACAAATTAATTCGGGAGAGCGGTGCAGAAATTACAAATGGCACCGGCAAGGATGGCCGAATAATTAAAGCGGATATTTTAAATACGTTAAAGAACGGCGCACAGCAAAAAAAGGCATTCAGCCGTGATGAGCGCAGGGAAAAGATGAGCTCATTGCGGAAGACAGTGAGCAAGCATTTGGTGACGGCTAAAAATACCACGGCCATGCTTACCACTTTTAATGAAGTGGATATGAAACCTGTTATGGATATCCGTTCAAAATATAAAGACTTATTTAAAGAAAAATTCAGTGTCGGTTTGGGTTTTATGTCCTTTTTCACCAAGGCAGTTTGCTATGCTTTGCAGGATTGGCAGGCAGTAAATGCATTTATTGATGGAGATGAAATAATTTATCATGATTACTGTGACATTTCTGTTGCTATCTCTACACCTAAAGGGCTGGTAGTACCTGTAATTAAAAATGCGGAATCCCTCTCTTTTTCGGAGATTGAATTAAAAGTAGCGGATCTGGCAAAACGTGGACGGGATAATAAGCTCTCGCCCGATGAAATGAGTGGTGGCACTTTTACCATCACTAATGGTGGTGTTTTCGGCTCATTAATGTCTACACCCATTATTAACATTCCCCAATCTGCAATTCTTGGAATGCATAAAATACAGGAGCGCCCTGTAGTGGTAGATGGTCAAATGGTAATACGGCCGATGATGTATGTGGCAGTAAGCTATGATCACAGGATCATTGATGGGCGTGAATCAGTTAGCTTCCTTGTGAGGGTAAAAGAATTACTGGAACATCCTGAACAGATGCTTATTGGAAACGATCCGGTGAAAGCGATGCTGGGGATGTAATTTATGTCTATAAGAATCTCGATATTATTGGCGGTTGCAATAGTGAAAACTGGAATAACATCTATGAAAGAAAACATAACGGATAAAGAAAGAAAAGATTTAGGTGAAAAGATTTTCAGGGGGTTCAATTAGCTATTCGCCGGCTGATTAAGAAGGAGAAGAAAGCCGGAGGATACCTTGTATTTGAGCGAAATGGAAAAATTGAGAAGATTCCTGCCAAAGACCTTTGAGTCTTACCTTACACTCACCGCTACTGAATCTTTTACCATAATTCTCACTGCATCTGCAATACTGTCTGCATCGAAGCCGCACTCATGGTACAATTCTTTAAGCGAGCCGTGTTCCACAAATTTATCGGGAATGCCCAGGCGTTTTATTTCTGCGGAATAATTATGCTCGGACATAAATTCCAATATAGCGCTTCCGAAGCCTCCTGCAATTACACCATCTTCAACAGTAATAATTTTCCTGAATTTGTAAAATATTTCATGAAGTAATTCTGAATCAAGAGGTTTCACAAAACGCATGTCAAAATGAGCCGGAAAGATTTCATCGGAACGCAATTGCTTACAGGCTTCCATAACAAAATTGCCTGGGTGGCCAATGCTTAAAATTGCAACCTGCTCTCCATCACAAATTTTTCTTGCTCTGCCTATTTCTATCTCCTTAAAAGGCTTTTTCCATTCCACCATTACACCTTCACCACGCGGATACCGGATGGAAAAAGGCCCCTGATATTTTTCAAGCTGTGCAGTATACATCAGGTCACGCAATTCCTCTTCATTCATTGGCGCACTTACCACCATGTTTGGAAGCATCCGCATATATGCCAGATCAAATGCACCCTGATGAGTAACTCCATCTTCACCCACGAGGCCCCCGCGGTCAAGGCAAAAAATAACGGGCAGTTTCTGAATAGCAGCATCGTGGATTACCTGATCATAGCCCCGCTGCAAAAAAGTGCTGTATACATTACAAAACGGAATCAATCCCTGCGTTGCCAGTCCGGCAGCAAAGGTGACTGCGTGCTGCTCAGCAATTCCAACGTCAAAAGCGCGGTCAGGCATCAGGTTCATCATCAAATTGAGCGAAGAGCCAGAAGGCATCGCAGGTGTTATCCCTACAATCTTCGGATTTTTTTCAGCGAGCTCCACAATCGTATAGCCAAAAACATCCTGATACTTCGGAGGGGAAGGCTGATCAGAACTTTTCTTTGTAATCTCTCCAGTCACTTTATCGAACAAGCCCGGTGCATGCCACTTGGTTTGGTCCCGTTCCGCCAGAGAGTAACCTTTTCCCTTGGTAGTGATACAATGCAATAATTTCGGGCCAGGAATATGTTTCAAATCTTCAAGGATTTCTACCAGCCGGTTTACGTTGTGCCCATCTACAGGTCCAAAATAGCGAAGATTAAGTGCTTCAAAGATGTTACTGCTTTTAGAAATGGCGCCCTTCAGGCTTGCTTCCCAGTTGGATAAATGTTTTTGAGCCCCCTTACCTCCTAATCTTCCAAAAAATCTCCAAATCTTGTCGCGTGTTTTATTATAAGTATGCGAGGTAGTGATGTCTGTAAGGTATTCTTTAAGTGCACCCACATTGGGATCTATGCTCATGCAATTATCATTAAGAATAATGAGCAGATTAGTGTCGGATACCCCCGCATGATTTAACCCTTCAAATGCCAGGCCGGCGGTTAATGCACCATCTCCGATCACCACTATATGCTGACGGTCTTTTTCACCCTTATATTTACTTGCTACTGCCATCCCTACACCGGCTGATATGGATGTGGAAGAGTGCCCAACGCCAAACGTATCATATTCACTTTCAAAACGTGAAGGGAATCCGGCTATACCTTTATATTTCCTATTAGTATGAAACCTTCCTCTTCTTCCTGTCAAAATCTTATGCCCGTAAGCCTGGTGGCCTACATCCCAGATCAGCTGATCATACGGCGTATTAAAAACGTAGTGAATTGCAACGGTAAGTTCCACTACACCCAGGCTCGCCCCGAAATGTCCGCCATATACAGAAACGGAATCAATTATGTACTGGCGCAATTCTTCGCTAACCTGGTGCAGCTTGTCTTTGCCTAGTTTTCTAAGATCCGCCGGATAATTAATTTCCGAAAGAAGGTCACCTGCATTAATTTCCATTTCCAGGATGTGAACAATTGAATTGCTAAATTAGAGATTACTCAATAAAGCAACATACGAAACGTTTTAAATATCTGATTTCCAGGGGTTATTATTTTGGAAAAGTTTAATACAATTCCCGCTGCATACAGAATTATACTGTTAACATGTCTTTTCATCCGCTTTAGCATTAGCGCAGCGCATAGAATAATTTTGTTAGATGATTTCTGAAACTCCGGTTACATATGAGATAAAGCTGCCGGAGTTTGAAGGTCCGTTTGATTTATTGTTATTCTTCATTGAGCGCGACGAACTGGATATATACAATATTCCAATAGCAAAAATCACCCAGGATTTTCTCATTTACCTGAATAAAATGAGTGTGCTGAATATAGAATTAGCGAGTGAATTTATAGTGGTAGCAGCAACTCTGATGCGTATTAAAGCAAAGATGCTTCTGCCAAGAAAAGACATAGATGATTCAGGTAATGAAATAGATCCGCGCAAGGATTTAGTGCAACAATTGCTGGAATATAGGCGGTATAAAGAAATTCTGGATGATTTTCGTTCTCTTGAAGAAGAACGCAGTAAGCAATTTGAGAGGGGAAATATGAAGGCAGAATTAAAAGCAGTCTCTGAGGCCTGGACAGGAGAAGCGGAATTGCACCAGCTAACCCTCTTTAAATTACTCAAGGCCTTCGATAAGGTCATGAATCGCTTCGAAGAAAATAAGAATAAACCGGTTCATTACGTAGTCAATTACCCGTTTACCATTGAAGGTCAAAAAAATTATGTCTTACATCTCTTAGAAAGTGAAAAGAATCTAGCATTTAATCAAGTATTTACTAATTGCGAAAACCGCATACATGCAGTTTTTACATTTCTTGCCCTTCTTGAAATGATACAGCAGAAATTAATTATTATTCAAACCGGTTTGGGCCTGAATAATTTTTGGGTAAATAAAGCAGCAGCATAATTAGCAGTATTTCCTTTTATACTAATTGCTTCTTCAGTAGTTCAAGCTCCATCCCCACCTTTATAAATGCTTCAATAGCCTTATCAAGGTGATGTTGCTCATGCGCGGCTGAAATCTGAACCCGTATTCTTGCAAGACCTTTAGGAACCACCGGATAAAAAAATCCGATCACATAAATACCTTCTTTCAACAACTGGTCCGCCATCTTTTGAGCGAGTACTGCATCATACAGCATTACGGGAGTAATCGGATGCTCGCCGGGCTTAATGTCAAAGCCCGCTTCTGTCATTTGCATCCGGAAATATTTTGTATTGGATTCCAATTTGTCTCTAAGTGCCGTATTTTCACTTAGCATATTCAGCACTGCTATGGAAGCGCCTGCAATAGAGGGAGCAAGTGTGTTTGAAAACAGATAAGGCCGGGATCTTTGACGGAGCAAATCAATTATCTCTTTTCTGCCGGATATAAAACCCCCGGACGCGCCTCCGAGAGCCTTTCCAAGAGTGGAAGTTATTACGTCAATCTTTCCCACTACACCACGGTATTCATGAGTGCCTCTGCCCGTTTTACCCATAAACCCACTGGCATGGCTATCATCTACAATAACTATTGCACCATACTTCTCCGCGAGCTCTGCAATTTTATCCAATTGTGCAATAGTGCCATCCATGCTGAAGACGCCATCGGTAACTATGGCGCGGGTCCGTGCCGATTGCGTTTCCTTTAAACGCGCCTCCAGATCATTCATATCATTATTCTTATAGCGAAACCGCTGCGCTTTACACAACCTGATTCCATCGATAATCGAGGCATGATTCAGCTCGTCACTAATCAGGGCATCCTCTTCATTAAATAAAGGTTCAAACACTCCTCCATTCGCATCAAAGGCAGCTGCGTATAGAATGGTCTCTTCGGTGCCAAGAAATGCAGAAACTTTTTCCTCCAGTTTTTTATGGATGTCCTGTGTGCCACAAATAAACCGCACGCTTGACATGCCATAGCCGTGAGTGTCAATAGTCTCTTTTGCAGCTTCAATAGTTTTTGGATGGGAGCTCAAACCCAGGTAATTATTTGCACAAAAATTTAAAACTGTTTTGCCGTTCACCACTATTTCTGCACCCTGTGGTGAGGAAATGATGCGCTCATTTTTATAAAGACCAGAATTCCTGATTTCTTCAAGCTCTTTCAGCAGGCGTGTTTGTATGGTATACATAAATCATTAAGATTTAAAAGTTGTAAATACAAATGGATTACTTTAAAATGGATTACTTTAAAAGAGACTGCATTCTGAAAGTTTCTTCAGACAAAAATCAATTTAAATACCAGCTTTTAACCAGTTCATATTTTGCTCCGTCGGCATGAAGTTGCGACACCATTAGATCTATTTCATGCGCAATAAAAGAAAAGGGAAATTCTTTTGGAAGATCAAACGGCAGCTTGTGTAATTGTTTTATCCGGGCCAGTGTAAGATGCGGAGCGGGTTTTCTCTTTTCTTCCGTCGGAAAACTTTCTCTGAATTTTAGACATATATCTTCAAACGTATTATTCTCTTCAAACTGTGCCCAGACCATTATTGGTTTTCTGTCTTTTACAATTGTTTTATAAGAAGCAAACTTCAATTCAAAAGAAAAAACGGATTCACAAACGCCCTCGGCTTTTTTCAAAACCTGCGGCAACTCTTCTTCCCCGGTGGCTCCAAGAAAGTGAACAGTGATATGCATATCTTCTTCGCCTATCCACCTGATGCCATGGAAAGACTTCGGAGGAAAGGAATAATTAATCTGCTTCTTAATTTCTTTAGGCAAAGGAATAGCAAAGAAGAGTCTTTTCATAAAATAAAAAGTTCATTCTCCCCTGATTAAACTTCTGAAGAAACCGTGATCGGTATTAGGTTCTCTTACCCGACACTAACCTTAGTATCCAGATCAGAACAACGGCACCCACTACAGCAGTTATAAGAGCTCCAATGAGTCCTCCATTTGCAATGCCCATAAGGCCAAAAAGCCAGCCTCCTATCAAACCCCCGATAACTCCTACTATTATATCACCTATCAATCCGTAACCGGAGCCTTTCATAATTTTACCGGCAAGGAAGCCTGCTACGGCACCAATTAAAATGAAGTACAAAAAATTCATGGTTGAATTATTTTTGGTTGAATTATTTTCGAAATATAGCAAAAACTAATTTGCAATCGCATTTTCATTTCTTTTCCCTAGCTGGAATAATTTTACTGAACTTTATTTGTGAATATATTTTATTCCTTTACTAAAAATTAATTTGTGAAAATTGGGATACTTGGATCAGGGGATGTAGGCCGGGCACTTGGAACCGGACTTACCCGTATTGGTCATGACGTGATGATTGGATCACGAAGTGCCGACAATGAAAAGCTTAAGACCTGGGCAGAAAAAACCGGTGCTTCGGCAAGCATAGGAACCTTTGCCGATGCTGCTTCTTTTGGTGAAATGATTTTCCTATGTACGCTTTGGTCAGGAACAGAAAATGCATTGCAGCTTGCGGACATCGAAAACTTTATGGAAAAAGTTGTAGTGGATGTTACTAATCCACTTGATTTTTCAAAAGGAATGCCTCCGGGTCTTGCTTTAGGTCATACAGATTCAGGAGGCGAACAGGTGCAGCGCTGGTTGAAAGATTCGTCTGTGGTAAAGGCATTCAACACCGTTGGTAATACGCTGATGGTAAATCCCAATTTTCCCGAAGGCACTCCCGATATGTTTTACTGCGGAAATAATAAGGATGCGAAAGAAAAGGTGAAGGATATCTTATTGAAGTTTGGATGGAATCCTATTGATATAGGCGGCATTGAAGGAGCGCGGCTGCTAGAGCCGATGTGTATACTGTGGGTGATTTATGGCGCGAGCACAAATACATGGAACCATGCATTTACATTATTAAAGAAATAGCAATTTCGCCCGGACATAATGAGCATCCATTTGATTCCATTGAAAAGATATTTTTATCTTTCGAAACGGTATGCATCATGATCAGGATTTGCAAAAATTTGTTGACTATTGCACAAAGCACATAGCAGGGGATGAAGCCGGCGAAGCACAAATCTTTCTTGATCATTTCTTTCTTGCCCTCGGTTATGAAGATGGATTAAAAGGTGCGGGTGCCTCGTGTGAGTTTCGTATCCATAACGAAAAGCACAAAGCACAATGGTATGCCGATCTGGTTTGGAAGCCGCGCGTGCTCATCGAAATGAAAAAGAGCGGCGAAGATTTGCAAAAACATTTCCAGCAGTCATTTGATTACTGGATGAAGCTCGTGCCTGATCGTCCGCAATATACCATCCTCTGCAACTTCGATGAGTTCTGGATTTACGACTTCAACAAAAATATTTATGAGCCGGTAGACCGCGTGAAGTTCGACCAGCTGCCCAAGCGTGAACAATCATTTTATTTTCTTCTTCCCAAACCACTCAATCCTTCCTTTGGTGCGGATTGGGAAAAAGTATCTAAGGAAGCTGCATATCGTGTAAGCAATGCATACAAGCAGATGACTGACAAGAAACGTGTCGGTGGCACGATTGCCACTGATGAAGCACTGCGTTACATTCTTCAGTGTGTGGTCGCAATGTTTTCTGAAGACGTGCAGTTACTTCCTGAAAAAATTTTTACCCGAATTCTTGAGGAGTGTGAAAAGGACAAATCAGTTAATTACGATCTCATCAGCGGACTATTCAGGCAAATGAATAACCCAAAGCCAGCCGCGGCAGGAAAATTTAAAGATGTTCAATATTTCAACGGAGGTTTGTTCAGCATCGTTAATGCCATTGATCTTCGGGAACAGGAAATAAATTTGCTCGCAAGTGCAGCACGGCAAAACTGGGACGAAGTAAACCCCGCCATCTTCGGCAGCATCTTCGAAGCGGGAATGAATGCCGGTGAGCGGCACACGCTCGGAGCACATTATACCAGTGAAGCTGACATTAAGATGATTGTGTATCCCGTGATCGTGCGACCATGGACGGAACGGATTGATAAAGCAGCTTCACTCGACGAATTGTATAATTTGCTGAATGCACTTCGCCAATTCAAAGTGCTTGATCCTGCTTGCGGCTCCGGAAATTTTTTGTTCGTGGCTTTTCGTGAAATGAAAATTATTGAGAAGCGATTGCTTACTC
Proteins encoded:
- the murA gene encoding UDP-N-acetylglucosamine 1-carboxyvinyltransferase, which gives rise to MDAFKIEGGLKLKGTIVPQGAKNEALQILCATLLTGEKITVSNIPDISDVNMVISLLKDLGTEVKKLSEGIYSFQTKNINLDFLYTKEYAQKAAKLRGSIMILGPLLARCKKAYIPRPGGDKIGRRRLDTHFLGFEKLGAKFNFDAKENSFTVDASELNGAYLLLDEASVTGTANVLMAATLAKGTTTIFNAACEPYIQQLCKMLKSMGAKIEGLGSNLLKIKGVEALHGCEHRMLSDMIEVGSFIGLAAMTQSEILIKNAQSEHLGIIPDTYRRLGIEMEIRGEDIFIPAQESYKIQTFIDGSILTIADATWPGLTPDLLSVMLVVATQAKGTVLIHQKMFESRLFFVDKLIDMGAQIILCDPHRAAVIGMNRQQPLRGISMTSPDIRAGVALLIAAMSAEGTSTINNINQIDRGYQRIDERLNNLGARIKRV
- a CDS encoding TlpA family protein disulfide reductase, with protein sequence MKYKNLIIALCILAVIGIIIYEIYDYYKVLDFSNGDRIPELSYNDPGGHQISLSSLKGNIVLIDFWAGWCGPCRYENRELVNLYQRYHSTSFKNAKGFEIYSISLDNNKDFWVNAIQQDGLTWPYQVSDLKGWNSDAALKFGVRSIPANILIDQNGKIIGNNLTTTEIENVLKKRSDS
- a CDS encoding response regulator transcription factor: MRILIIEDEAIAAERLEALIQKVEPLMEVVMKLGSVKSTVKWLKENSVDLIFMDIHLSDGNSFQIFDQINISAPVIFITAYDQYALKAFKVNSIDYLLKPIAEEDLSVAIKKFKGIKNNTADLQPLLEWMHQQKPAYQKRFMVSTGKKIIKLDANEVAYFFITDKVVILQSKEQYLKFSIDYTLDNLEEILDPDDFFRINRKIIVSIHSITSMSSYGRGRIFLELKPKPEFETIVSIDRSAAFKNWLNG
- a CDS encoding histidine kinase, with protein sequence MRRVSFSRLNWLLVILIGIFPPVFLFLSQWLINGFRTGDQVWMDFFSSALFSIAVTILLFYGITFIVHWLQKQYPWNKKAGERLIIELICVIGYAITCMLVFSLIVNALFFHVTYLKSYLFQNEILAVVISIIVTMFMESRGLFINWKVSLIRSEQLKKEMVQAQYEALKNQVNPHFLFNSLNTLSSLVYKDPEKAVQFIIEFSKMYRYVLEKSNNALVEVSSEVDFVNSYFFLQKIRFGESLVVHMDIPVRNMHQLIPPLSLQLLAENAIKHNEVSVENPLQITTTVENDFLMMRNNLQLRNDKMESTGIGLKNLNARYETITEKLMEHRIEGHFYIAKIPMLEE
- a CDS encoding DUF2306 domain-containing protein; protein product: MDLFFKTLLALHIASGFTALTSGLIPMFSKKGGNIHRRFGMVYFWAMFGVFCTAIPMSFMHTNFFLFAIGIFSFYQTFTGYRHTKIKNNMIVPIPDKISTWITFSTSICMIVYSVYLAMHSIWQPASVLTVFGAICLLLTVHDLQRYRRLKKSMQDKQAWYFGHITRMAGSYIATFTAFAITNLIFLPSIIAWLAPTVIGVFLITRSVNYYKNKFRMKTSTA
- the odhB gene encoding 2-oxoglutarate dehydrogenase complex dihydrolipoyllysine-residue succinyltransferase, encoding MLIEIKVPAVGESINEVTLSKWLKKDGDLVLQDEVICELESEKATFELTAEKSGQLKIEAEEKSALKIGDILCRIDTEVSASENNEAPVKEEKKQEPKSEVLAKGNIPETAKNEITAGDTYAKNIPSPAADKLIRESGAEITNGTGKDGRIIKADILNTLKNGAQQKKAFSRDERREKMSSLRKTVSKHLVTAKNTTAMLTTFNEVDMKPVMDIRSKYKDLFKEKFSVGLGFMSFFTKAVCYALQDWQAVNAFIDGDEIIYHDYCDISVAISTPKGLVVPVIKNAESLSFSEIELKVADLAKRGRDNKLSPDEMSGGTFTITNGGVFGSLMSTPIINIPQSAILGMHKIQERPVVVDGQMVIRPMMYVAVSYDHRIIDGRESVSFLVRVKELLEHPEQMLIGNDPVKAMLGM